One Deinococcus cellulosilyticus NBRC 106333 = KACC 11606 DNA segment encodes these proteins:
- a CDS encoding nitroreductase family protein encodes MTKVLSDLSLLQGILGRRTTNGPFKPDSVKKEHQHMLMKLASAAPSHFNSQPWRFVLIENRDTIERIGAIAGESMQKLIERGIFFERYRRYFRFSQKEMDERRDGIFIDHLPAPLKPFTRQIFSDAGLSVMRNLGVPKRLGEDNRKLVAGSPLLMAVLLDKTEYVPDQLSGFYSIFGMGAAIENIWLAIQEFKMGIQFVSTPMEIPEAWQEIQHLIRVPESLELMAVYRLGYLPDDPKRPSIDWNSRERKRLSQFVFRETCDTPEEDD; translated from the coding sequence ATGACAAAAGTGTTATCTGACCTCAGTCTGCTTCAGGGCATTCTGGGCCGCCGCACCACCAATGGACCATTCAAACCCGATTCTGTGAAAAAAGAACACCAGCACATGCTGATGAAGCTCGCTTCTGCTGCACCAAGTCATTTCAATTCCCAGCCCTGGCGGTTCGTGCTGATTGAGAACCGGGACACCATTGAGCGCATTGGGGCCATTGCTGGTGAGAGCATGCAGAAACTGATTGAGAGGGGCATCTTTTTCGAGCGTTATCGCAGGTACTTCCGGTTTTCCCAGAAAGAGATGGACGAAAGGCGGGATGGGATTTTCATTGACCACCTCCCTGCCCCCCTCAAGCCTTTCACCCGCCAGATTTTCAGTGATGCAGGTTTGAGCGTCATGCGCAACCTGGGGGTGCCAAAGCGCCTGGGAGAAGACAACCGCAAACTGGTTGCCGGAAGTCCCCTCTTGATGGCCGTGCTGCTCGACAAGACCGAGTATGTTCCCGATCAGCTCAGCGGCTTTTATTCGATTTTTGGGATGGGGGCCGCCATCGAGAACATCTGGCTTGCCATCCAGGAATTCAAGATGGGCATCCAGTTTGTAAGCACGCCCATGGAGATTCCCGAAGCGTGGCAGGAGATACAGCACCTCATCCGGGTTCCTGAGAGTCTGGAGCTCATGGCGGTGTACCGACTCGGCTATCTTCCCGATGATCCGAAGCGGCCCAGCATCGACTGGAACAGTCGGGAACGCAAGCGCCTCTCGCAGTTTGTGTTCCGGGAAACGTGCGACACCCCCGAGGAGGATGATTGA
- a CDS encoding alpha/beta hydrolase, translating to MSSRMLLALALLTLPLVAQAQTHSGNLNLLNTFTVTRDLKFHQDIPYGPEARQKLNIYLPRQKGTHPVVVFVHGGSWKSYGKDDFEFVGESFARAGYVTVLINYRLVPSVSYPAFVQDTVKALKWTREHIKDYAGDPENIFAMGHSAGAYNVAEALVNTSLLEAEGLKATDFRGVIGLAGPYDFDPKYTPGVFGTYLQEQVMPANHVKGDLPPFLILAADRDELVGPENGFNMVRALQRNGTPVESVTFPNINHGEIVGALMRRLSGFFPPVRETVLDFMQRNLKK from the coding sequence ATGTCATCAAGAATGCTGCTGGCCCTGGCCCTTCTCACCCTTCCTCTGGTGGCCCAGGCCCAGACCCACAGTGGAAACCTCAACCTCCTCAACACCTTTACCGTGACCCGTGACCTGAAGTTCCACCAGGACATCCCTTACGGCCCAGAAGCCCGCCAGAAACTCAACATCTACCTGCCCAGACAGAAAGGGACACATCCTGTGGTTGTCTTCGTGCACGGAGGCTCCTGGAAAAGCTATGGCAAAGATGACTTCGAGTTTGTCGGAGAATCCTTTGCCCGGGCAGGATACGTGACCGTCCTGATCAATTACCGTCTGGTGCCCAGTGTCTCCTACCCTGCCTTTGTGCAGGACACCGTAAAGGCCCTGAAATGGACCCGTGAGCACATCAAGGACTACGCTGGAGATCCCGAAAACATCTTTGCTATGGGCCACTCTGCAGGGGCATACAATGTGGCAGAAGCCCTGGTGAACACCTCTCTTCTGGAAGCAGAAGGCCTGAAGGCCACAGACTTCCGGGGTGTGATTGGTCTTGCTGGACCTTATGATTTTGACCCCAAATACACTCCAGGGGTCTTTGGCACTTACCTGCAAGAACAGGTGATGCCTGCAAACCACGTCAAAGGGGACCTTCCTCCATTCCTGATCCTGGCAGCAGACCGGGACGAGCTGGTCGGGCCTGAAAACGGCTTCAATATGGTCCGTGCCCTGCAGAGAAATGGCACCCCTGTGGAGTCGGTCACCTTCCCCAACATCAACCACGGTGAGATTGTGGGAGCATTGATGCGGCGACTCTCCGGGTTTTTTCCACCTGTCAGGGAGACGGTTCTGGACTTCATGCAGAGGAATCTGAAAAAGTGA
- a CDS encoding type III polyketide synthase — MTAILRSIATANPPHLLRQQDVERFAAHLFPKYAVSRRHMEIFRNARIDTRAVSKPLEWYGEDHSFPEKNAAACEMALQLSIETAEQAISQAGLHPEDIEALVFVNTTVVSAPSLDAKLIQAIGLPLRTQRIPVWGLGCAGGAAGLARAADLVNSGKKHVLLIAVEICSLTFIKEDHSKSNFVGAALFADGAAALVLSSSGEGIEILGGHSSLIPDSEDVMGWDVLESGLKVRFSRDIPTLLREVMPESLQNACEAHGLERKDLKHHVLHPGGVKVIEAYSEVTGVCMKHLDATLWVLRHFGNMSSPSVLFVLKKYLESPLRPGCGILTAMGPGFCAEHVLFRVP; from the coding sequence TTGACGGCCATACTGCGCAGCATCGCCACAGCCAATCCCCCGCACCTGCTCCGGCAGCAGGACGTGGAGAGGTTCGCTGCCCACCTTTTCCCAAAATACGCCGTCTCCAGAAGGCACATGGAGATCTTCCGCAACGCCCGGATTGACACCCGTGCCGTCTCAAAGCCGCTGGAGTGGTATGGCGAGGACCACAGTTTCCCGGAAAAGAATGCTGCAGCTTGCGAAATGGCTTTGCAGCTCAGCATCGAAACAGCAGAACAGGCCATTTCCCAGGCAGGTCTGCACCCCGAGGACATCGAAGCCCTGGTTTTTGTGAACACCACCGTTGTCAGTGCCCCGAGCCTGGACGCAAAACTGATCCAGGCCATCGGGCTCCCGCTTCGCACCCAGAGGATTCCCGTGTGGGGCCTGGGCTGTGCCGGAGGGGCCGCAGGACTCGCCAGAGCTGCAGACCTCGTGAACAGTGGAAAAAAACATGTGCTGCTCATTGCCGTGGAAATCTGTTCCCTGACCTTCATCAAGGAGGACCACTCCAAGAGCAACTTTGTGGGTGCAGCCCTCTTTGCCGATGGTGCAGCAGCACTGGTGCTGTCCTCCTCAGGCGAAGGCATCGAAATCCTGGGGGGGCACAGTTCCCTGATCCCCGACAGCGAGGATGTGATGGGCTGGGATGTGCTGGAGTCTGGCCTGAAAGTGCGCTTCTCTCGCGACATCCCCACCCTCCTGCGCGAAGTCATGCCTGAAAGCCTGCAGAATGCCTGTGAGGCCCACGGTCTGGAGCGCAAGGACCTGAAACATCATGTGCTGCACCCGGGAGGGGTCAAGGTGATTGAAGCCTACAGTGAGGTGACAGGCGTGTGCATGAAACATCTGGACGCCACCCTGTGGGTGCTCAGGCATTTCGGGAACATGAGCAGTCCATCGGTGCTTTTCGTGCTGAAGAAGTATCTGGAGTCCCCCCTGAGGCCCGGGTGCGGTATCCTGACAGCCATGGGTCCCGGTTTCTGCGCCGAGCATGTGCTCTTCAGGGTGCCCTGA
- a CDS encoding butyrate kinase yields MIAYVINPGTASTKLALAHIQPSDNPSLPGNIRVELEKREVSHPDLPVPFIEKLPLIRQEIWQGIKGWPRPEAVVGRGGILGPLPAGTYRVTQELSDFAIHSPYKDHITNLGAPLALEVAKAFGVEAYVVDPMSVDELLPEARISGFPGAERTSLFHALNAKAVARRTAYEVGKRFTDSVIVVAHLGNKSSITTYRKGRAIDTTGAHLEEGPFTPSGTGMLPLSKLLDLAYQYPRARVEQMLLFESGFKGLTGTADLKELEQRQDEPQVKLAVKAFVYQVAKYIGSYSVVAGRPDAIAITGGIARWFSLVDMIEEKLSWIAPVVVIPGELELEALAEGVGRVLVGHEQPREWVKP; encoded by the coding sequence ATGATTGCTTATGTGATCAACCCTGGCACTGCCAGTACCAAACTTGCCCTCGCGCACATCCAGCCCAGTGACAATCCGAGTCTCCCTGGCAACATCCGCGTCGAACTCGAGAAGCGCGAGGTGTCCCATCCGGATCTGCCTGTTCCCTTCATCGAGAAGCTTCCCCTGATCCGGCAGGAGATCTGGCAGGGCATCAAAGGGTGGCCCAGACCCGAGGCGGTGGTGGGCCGGGGTGGCATTCTCGGGCCGCTTCCTGCAGGCACCTACCGGGTGACCCAGGAGCTTTCGGATTTTGCCATTCACTCCCCCTACAAAGACCACATCACCAACCTGGGTGCGCCTCTGGCGCTAGAGGTGGCAAAAGCTTTTGGCGTTGAAGCCTACGTCGTGGACCCCATGAGTGTGGATGAACTCCTCCCTGAAGCCCGCATCAGTGGGTTTCCTGGAGCAGAACGCACCAGTCTGTTTCATGCTCTGAATGCCAAGGCAGTGGCGCGCCGCACGGCTTACGAAGTCGGGAAGCGCTTCACCGATTCGGTGATCGTGGTGGCCCACCTGGGCAACAAGAGCAGCATCACCACCTACCGCAAGGGACGGGCCATTGACACCACCGGAGCCCATCTGGAAGAAGGTCCTTTCACTCCCAGCGGCACAGGCATGCTGCCTTTAAGCAAATTGCTGGATCTGGCTTACCAGTATCCCCGTGCCCGTGTTGAGCAGATGCTGCTGTTCGAGTCTGGTTTCAAGGGCCTGACCGGAACAGCGGACCTGAAGGAGCTGGAACAGCGCCAGGACGAGCCGCAGGTCAAACTGGCTGTGAAGGCTTTCGTGTATCAGGTCGCCAAATACATCGGGTCTTACAGCGTGGTGGCAGGCCGCCCGGATGCCATTGCCATCACCGGTGGAATTGCCCGCTGGTTTTCCCTCGTGGACATGATTGAGGAGAAACTCTCCTGGATTGCCCCTGTGGTGGTCATCCCTGGAGAACTTGAACTTGAAGCCCTTGCAGAAGGGGTGGGCCGGGTGCTTGTGGGACACGAGCAGCCCAGAGAGTGGGTGAAGCCCTAA
- a CDS encoding DNA topoisomerase subunit B, with the protein MTTEYNASSIRVLKGLEAVRERPGMYIQGGTGIDGYHQLLTEIVDNAIDEGLAGHANEVTVTLHKDGSVSVTDNGRGIPVDIMPDEGKPAIEVIFTQLHAGGKFDSNAYKVSGGLHGVGSSVVNALSAYFDVHVNKDGKLYHIRFENSELAVPLEILGNTPSDVTYSTRVHFLADNDYFKGIEAHYDYDRVRRRLRELSFLTGLKIVLTDERPDTPKREEFHEAGGVAAYAKSLVHEGKLIYDTPILMKGELEGVEVEVAFIHSTAYNSSILCYGNMITNRDGGTHLTGFKTAYTRVLNNYAKSKGLIKQGNPLPTGDDLLEGINCVISVKLSDPMFESQAKVKLLNQEAQTAVQSIVYEKLTQYLEENPKVGKTIVEKAADAARAREAARKARDLVRRQNPLESDDLPGKLADCSSNDPIESELYIVEGDSAGGSAKLGRERRFQAILPLRGKILNVEKAQLTKILKNTEIRSMISAIGAGVEGTGDNAHFDLSNLRYHKIIIMTDADKDGGHIAALLLTFFFRYMRALIEQGHLYIAQPPLYRFSTGRGKNNETYVYNEEQLRTLVDTANENGKKYEIQRFKGLGEMNPDQLWETTMNPETRQLKQVKLEDIELAHEVFEMLMGTEVPPRREFIELNAKYAQVDI; encoded by the coding sequence ATGACCACTGAATACAACGCGTCAAGCATTCGCGTCCTGAAAGGACTTGAAGCCGTTCGTGAACGCCCCGGGATGTACATTCAGGGCGGAACGGGCATTGATGGTTACCATCAACTTCTGACTGAAATTGTGGACAACGCCATTGATGAGGGTCTGGCCGGTCATGCCAATGAAGTGACTGTGACCCTTCACAAGGACGGTTCTGTCAGCGTCACAGACAACGGACGTGGCATTCCAGTGGACATCATGCCAGACGAGGGCAAGCCTGCCATCGAAGTGATTTTCACCCAGCTTCACGCCGGGGGCAAATTCGACAGCAATGCTTACAAGGTGTCTGGTGGCTTGCACGGTGTGGGTTCCAGTGTGGTGAATGCCCTGAGTGCCTACTTCGATGTGCATGTCAACAAAGATGGCAAGCTCTATCACATCCGTTTTGAGAACAGTGAACTGGCTGTGCCACTCGAGATTCTGGGCAACACCCCCAGCGATGTGACTTACAGCACCCGCGTTCATTTTCTGGCAGACAACGATTACTTCAAAGGCATCGAAGCCCACTACGACTATGATCGGGTGCGTCGCCGCCTGCGTGAACTTTCCTTCCTCACTGGCCTCAAGATCGTTCTGACCGATGAACGCCCCGATACCCCCAAACGCGAAGAGTTCCATGAAGCGGGTGGAGTGGCGGCTTACGCCAAAAGCCTGGTGCATGAAGGCAAACTGATTTACGACACCCCCATCCTCATGAAGGGTGAGCTTGAAGGTGTGGAAGTGGAAGTGGCTTTCATCCACTCCACCGCCTACAACAGCAGCATCCTCTGCTATGGCAACATGATCACCAACCGGGACGGTGGAACCCACCTCACAGGTTTCAAAACCGCCTACACCCGTGTGCTCAACAACTATGCCAAGAGCAAAGGCCTGATCAAGCAGGGCAACCCCCTGCCCACCGGTGATGACCTGCTCGAAGGCATCAACTGCGTGATCAGTGTCAAACTCTCTGATCCCATGTTCGAATCCCAGGCCAAGGTGAAACTCCTCAACCAGGAAGCCCAGACGGCCGTTCAGAGCATCGTGTACGAGAAGCTCACCCAGTACCTCGAAGAGAACCCCAAAGTGGGCAAAACCATCGTCGAGAAGGCTGCAGATGCTGCCCGTGCCCGTGAAGCCGCCCGCAAGGCCCGTGACCTCGTGCGCCGCCAGAACCCCCTGGAAAGCGACGACCTCCCCGGCAAACTCGCTGACTGCTCCTCCAACGACCCCATCGAGTCTGAACTCTACATCGTGGAAGGGGACTCTGCAGGTGGTTCCGCCAAACTGGGCCGGGAACGCCGCTTCCAGGCCATCTTGCCCCTGCGTGGGAAGATCCTGAACGTCGAGAAGGCACAGCTCACCAAGATCCTGAAGAACACCGAAATCCGCAGCATGATCAGTGCCATCGGTGCGGGTGTGGAAGGCACAGGCGACAACGCCCACTTTGACCTTTCCAATTTGCGCTACCACAAGATCATCATCATGACGGACGCCGACAAGGACGGTGGGCACATCGCTGCCCTGCTGCTGACCTTCTTCTTCCGCTACATGCGTGCCCTCATCGAGCAGGGCCACCTGTACATCGCCCAGCCTCCCTTGTACCGCTTCAGCACAGGTCGTGGCAAGAACAATGAAACCTACGTGTACAACGAAGAACAGCTTCGTACCCTGGTGGACACCGCCAATGAAAACGGCAAGAAGTACGAGATCCAGCGCTTCAAAGGCCTCGGTGAAATGAACCCCGACCAGCTCTGGGAAACCACCATGAATCCCGAGACCCGCCAGCTCAAGCAGGTGAAACTTGAAGACATTGAACTGGCCCACGAGGTCTTTGAAATGCTGATGGGAACCGAAGTGCCCCCCAGACGGGAATTCATTGAGCTGAACGCCAAGTACGCTCAGGTGGACATTTAA
- a CDS encoding isoprenylcysteine carboxyl methyltransferase family protein, which produces MPSIILLLVVAAQRLLELRIAKRNEAWARSRGAKEYGREHYWMFFVLHPLWMLAFTLEGYFRDAPVQGWAVVAYLILQLLRYSVISTLGPYWNTRILIVPGGQKVTGGLYRFLKHPNYVVVALEILITPLVVGAWWTALVFSVLNALVMRVRIPAEERALREYEGLPRAEGRGPRANR; this is translated from the coding sequence ATGCCTTCAATCATCCTGCTGCTGGTGGTGGCTGCACAACGCCTGCTGGAACTGCGTATTGCAAAACGAAATGAAGCCTGGGCCAGATCCAGAGGAGCAAAAGAATACGGTCGGGAGCATTACTGGATGTTTTTTGTGTTGCATCCACTGTGGATGCTGGCTTTCACCCTGGAAGGTTATTTCCGTGATGCACCGGTCCAGGGGTGGGCTGTTGTGGCCTACCTGATCCTGCAACTCTTAAGGTACTCGGTGATTTCCACCCTGGGTCCCTACTGGAACACCCGAATCCTGATTGTCCCTGGGGGCCAGAAGGTCACAGGCGGCCTGTACCGTTTCCTGAAACACCCGAATTATGTGGTGGTGGCTCTTGAAATCCTGATCACCCCTCTGGTCGTGGGCGCATGGTGGACGGCTCTGGTTTTTTCTGTCCTGAATGCACTGGTGATGCGGGTCAGGATTCCGGCGGAGGAAAGGGCATTGAGGGAGTATGAAGGATTGCCGAGGGCCGAGGGACGAGGGCCGAGAGCGAACCGATAG
- a CDS encoding SDR family NAD(P)-dependent oxidoreductase, whose protein sequence is MGELTGKVALVTGASRGVGKGVALALAQQGAVVYFTGRTLNEGEASVDLPGSLMRTQQDIEALGGTGFFHQCDHTDDDQTRAVIQRIEQEQGRLDILVNNAWGGYEHYWDGTRFWEEQGFWTAPLSRWDRMFDAGVRVQYVTTSLAIPLMLKTQAGLIANISFIASHKVDMGVAYGAAKAASDHMTRCMAHELKPHGLSVVALHPGLVRTESVIKSNFFDLSNSHSPEYVGMAVSALYRNPEKLNFSGKSLDVLQIALDHGYADIDGRQPLPGA, encoded by the coding sequence ATGGGCGAACTGACAGGGAAAGTGGCACTGGTGACTGGAGCTTCTCGGGGTGTGGGGAAAGGAGTGGCGCTGGCACTGGCACAGCAGGGAGCAGTGGTCTATTTCACAGGACGCACCTTAAATGAAGGAGAGGCCAGTGTGGATCTGCCTGGAAGCCTGATGCGCACCCAGCAGGACATTGAAGCCCTGGGGGGCACCGGGTTCTTTCACCAGTGCGACCACACAGACGACGACCAGACCCGGGCGGTGATCCAGCGCATCGAGCAGGAGCAGGGGAGACTGGACATCCTGGTGAACAATGCCTGGGGAGGATACGAGCACTACTGGGATGGCACCCGTTTCTGGGAGGAGCAGGGTTTCTGGACCGCTCCCCTGAGCCGCTGGGACCGCATGTTTGATGCAGGTGTGCGGGTGCAGTACGTCACCACCAGTCTGGCCATCCCCCTGATGCTGAAGACTCAGGCAGGCCTGATTGCCAACATCTCCTTTATTGCTTCCCACAAGGTGGACATGGGGGTGGCCTATGGGGCAGCCAAAGCCGCCAGTGACCACATGACCAGGTGCATGGCGCATGAATTGAAACCCCATGGGCTCTCGGTGGTGGCCTTGCATCCTGGGCTGGTTCGTACAGAGTCCGTCATCAAGTCCAATTTCTTTGACCTCAGCAACTCCCACAGCCCGGAGTACGTGGGAATGGCGGTTTCTGCCCTCTACCGAAATCCCGAAAAGCTCAATTTCAGTGGAAAATCGCTCGATGTGCTGCAAATCGCTCTGGACCACGGGTATGCAGACATTGATGGCAGGCAACCTCTTCCCGGTGCATGA
- a CDS encoding GAF domain-containing protein: MNELGLSRKKLEHAWLQYQQGLQPDTRLEVLHSWDRSRGRVAADQPRPRVMDMNLAYRWWLESELSSACEPILPNLSDLAKQGDFVAAISNEEGVLLWSAASPRMARISEGVGFVPGGHWGESEVGTNALALAMHTRKPQTVFSAEHFVQAVHDWVCYSAPVIHPATGRVLGVVDLSSTWENANPLALTIVQTLASSVNRVLAVTHQRMVPDQFLSLNVCGTISVRFNHQPLKLTLRQTEILLILALRPEGMSFEELYAALYPQDEVSPSTLKVELSRLRQALQGGISLKHYRLTVPVYTDVQAVRDLIRGGMLQQALGLYKGVLLPRSDSPFLESQREVLHSEITEALIRSGDQDLIWQFVHAFPEDYLLTQISKSG, encoded by the coding sequence ATGAACGAACTGGGCCTGAGCCGCAAAAAACTGGAACATGCCTGGCTGCAGTACCAGCAGGGTCTGCAACCGGACACCCGTCTGGAAGTGCTGCACTCCTGGGACCGCTCCAGGGGTCGGGTGGCTGCCGATCAGCCCCGTCCCCGGGTCATGGACATGAATCTGGCGTACCGCTGGTGGCTGGAAAGTGAACTGTCGAGTGCCTGCGAGCCCATCTTGCCCAACCTCTCGGACCTGGCGAAGCAGGGGGATTTCGTGGCCGCCATCAGCAATGAGGAGGGGGTGCTGCTCTGGAGTGCAGCAAGCCCTCGCATGGCCCGGATCTCCGAAGGGGTCGGGTTTGTGCCCGGAGGCCACTGGGGAGAGAGTGAGGTGGGCACCAACGCCCTGGCCCTCGCCATGCACACCCGCAAACCCCAGACGGTGTTCTCCGCAGAGCATTTTGTGCAGGCGGTGCACGACTGGGTGTGTTATTCCGCTCCGGTGATCCACCCGGCCACAGGGCGGGTGCTGGGGGTGGTGGACCTGAGCAGCACCTGGGAGAACGCCAACCCTCTGGCCCTCACCATCGTGCAGACCCTGGCCAGTTCGGTGAACCGGGTGCTGGCCGTGACCCACCAGCGCATGGTTCCAGACCAGTTCCTGTCTCTCAATGTGTGCGGCACCATCAGTGTGCGCTTCAACCACCAGCCGCTGAAACTGACCCTCAGGCAGACCGAGATCCTGCTCATTCTGGCCCTGAGACCGGAAGGCATGTCCTTTGAGGAGCTTTATGCAGCCCTCTACCCACAGGATGAAGTGAGCCCATCGACCCTGAAGGTGGAACTGAGCCGCCTGAGGCAGGCTTTGCAGGGAGGCATCAGCCTGAAGCATTACCGCCTGACGGTCCCTGTTTACACCGATGTGCAAGCGGTCCGGGACCTGATCCGTGGGGGCATGCTGCAACAGGCCCTGGGCCTCTACAAAGGGGTGTTGCTTCCAAGGTCGGACAGCCCTTTCCTGGAAAGCCAGCGTGAAGTCCTGCATTCAGAAATCACCGAGGCACTGATCCGATCAGGGGACCAGGACCTGATCTGGCAGTTTGTGCATGCCTTCCCTGAAGATTACCTGCTCACCCAGATTTCGAAGTCTGGCTGA
- the exaC gene encoding acetaldehyde dehydrogenase ExaC yields MTVAKPVSNPRPGTEGSPIEVKTRYGNFIGGEWQDPAEGQYFENISPVTGKAFTQIARSTAPDIEKALDAAHRAADRWGQTSTTERSRILLKIADRLEENLADLAVIETWENGKPLRETTFADLPLAIDHFRYFAGVIRAQEGSIGEVDHDTMAYHFHEPLGVVGQIIPWNFPILMAAWKLAPALAAGNCVVLKPAEQTPWSILKVMELIQDLLPPGVLNVVNGFGIEAGKPLATSPRIAKVAFTGETTTGRLIMQYASQNIIPVTLELGGKSPNIFFPDVMAQDDDFLDKAVEGFVMFALNQGEVCTCPSRALIHESIYDSFMDRVVKRTEKIIQGDPLSMDTMIGAQASNDQLEKILSYLDIGRQEGATVRTGGSRNVLEGDLKDGYYVKPTIFEGHNRMRIFQEEIFGPVVAVTSFKDTEEALSLANDSLYGLGAGVWTRDMNTAYRMGRSIKAGRVWTNCYHAYPAHAAFGGYKQSGIGRETHKMMLNHYQQTKNLLVSYSTKPLGFF; encoded by the coding sequence ATGACCGTAGCAAAACCCGTGTCCAACCCCCGTCCCGGAACCGAAGGCAGCCCCATTGAAGTGAAAACCAGGTACGGCAATTTCATTGGGGGAGAGTGGCAGGACCCCGCAGAAGGCCAGTATTTTGAGAACATCAGTCCCGTCACCGGGAAGGCCTTCACCCAGATTGCCCGTTCCACCGCTCCAGACATTGAGAAGGCACTGGATGCAGCCCACCGTGCTGCAGACCGCTGGGGCCAGACCAGCACCACCGAGCGCTCCCGCATCCTCTTAAAAATTGCAGACCGTCTGGAAGAGAACCTCGCAGACCTCGCAGTGATTGAAACCTGGGAAAATGGCAAACCCCTCAGAGAGACCACTTTTGCAGATCTGCCCCTGGCGATTGACCACTTCCGGTACTTTGCAGGCGTGATCCGTGCCCAGGAAGGCTCCATCGGTGAAGTGGACCACGACACCATGGCCTACCACTTCCATGAACCGCTTGGGGTCGTCGGGCAGATCATTCCCTGGAACTTCCCCATCCTGATGGCTGCATGGAAACTGGCCCCTGCGCTGGCTGCCGGAAACTGTGTGGTGCTGAAACCTGCTGAGCAGACCCCCTGGAGCATCCTCAAAGTCATGGAACTCATTCAGGACCTGCTGCCTCCCGGCGTGCTGAACGTGGTGAACGGTTTTGGCATTGAGGCTGGAAAACCCCTTGCCACCAGCCCCAGAATCGCCAAGGTGGCCTTTACGGGTGAGACCACCACCGGACGCCTGATCATGCAGTATGCCAGCCAGAACATCATTCCCGTGACCCTCGAACTCGGGGGCAAGAGCCCCAACATCTTCTTCCCGGACGTCATGGCCCAGGACGATGACTTTCTGGACAAGGCCGTGGAGGGCTTCGTGATGTTCGCCCTGAACCAGGGGGAGGTCTGCACCTGCCCCAGCCGCGCCCTGATCCACGAATCCATCTACGACAGTTTTATGGACCGGGTGGTGAAGCGCACCGAGAAGATCATCCAGGGAGACCCCCTGAGCATGGACACCATGATCGGAGCGCAGGCCTCCAACGATCAGCTGGAAAAAATCCTCTCCTACCTGGACATTGGCCGCCAGGAAGGGGCCACTGTGCGCACCGGAGGCAGCCGCAACGTGCTGGAAGGGGACCTGAAAGACGGGTACTACGTGAAACCCACCATCTTTGAAGGCCACAACCGCATGCGCATCTTCCAGGAGGAGATCTTCGGTCCAGTGGTCGCTGTGACCTCCTTCAAGGACACCGAAGAAGCCCTTTCCCTTGCCAACGACAGCCTTTATGGTCTCGGGGCAGGGGTGTGGACCCGTGACATGAACACCGCCTACCGCATGGGCCGCAGCATCAAAGCGGGCCGCGTCTGGACCAACTGCTACCACGCCTACCCTGCACATGCCGCATTCGGGGGCTACAAGCAGTCTGGCATTGGCCGCGAAACCCACAAGATGATGCTGAACCACTACCAGCAGACCAAGAACCTGCTGGTGAGTTACAGCACCAAACCCCTGGGCTTCTTCTGA
- a CDS encoding DUF779 domain-containing protein, translating to MNRVDITPQAREVLDALQQKHGSLMFHQSGGCCDGSAPMCYPRDEFQTGDSDVLLGHLGDTPFYMSKSQFEYWQHTHLTVDVVQGRGSGFSLEAPLGVRFLIRSRLLTEEEYTELTPSTKA from the coding sequence ATGAACCGCGTAGACATCACCCCACAGGCCCGGGAAGTGCTTGACGCCCTGCAGCAGAAGCATGGTTCCCTGATGTTTCACCAGAGTGGGGGCTGCTGTGATGGCAGTGCCCCGATGTGTTACCCCAGAGATGAATTCCAGACTGGTGACAGCGATGTGCTGCTCGGGCATCTGGGAGACACCCCTTTTTACATGAGCAAAAGCCAGTTCGAGTACTGGCAGCACACCCACCTGACCGTGGATGTGGTGCAGGGCAGAGGGAGTGGTTTCAGTCTGGAAGCCCCGCTGGGGGTGCGTTTTCTGATCCGTTCCAGGCTCCTCACCGAAGAGGAGTACACTGAACTCACCCCATCCACGAAAGCCTGA